Proteins co-encoded in one Marinobacter qingdaonensis genomic window:
- a CDS encoding S-(hydroxymethyl)glutathione dehydrogenase/class III alcohol dehydrogenase — translation MIKSKAAIAWGPGQPLSVEEVEVMPPQAGEVLVRVVATGVCHTDAFTLSGDDPEGNFPAILGHEGGGIVEAVGEGVTSVEIGDHVIPLYTPECGECKFCRSGKTNLCQKIRETQGQGLMPDGTTRFYKDGQPIFHYMGCSTFSEYTVLPEIALAKVNKAAPLEEVCLLGCGVTTGMGAVMNTAKVEAGATVAIFGLGGIGLSAIIGATMAGAGRILAIDINDSKFELARQLGATDCINPREHDRPIQEVIVELTDGGVDYSFECIGNVDVMRSALECCHKGWGESVIIGVAGAGQEIATRPFQLVTGRVWKGSAFGGVKGRSELPGMVERYLQGEFKLNDFITHTMGLDDINHAFELMHEGKSIRSVIHFDR, via the coding sequence ATGATCAAATCCAAAGCGGCGATTGCCTGGGGCCCAGGCCAGCCCCTGTCGGTCGAGGAAGTGGAGGTTATGCCCCCGCAAGCGGGCGAGGTTCTGGTCCGGGTGGTTGCGACCGGTGTCTGTCACACCGACGCCTTCACCCTGTCCGGCGACGACCCGGAGGGCAACTTCCCGGCCATTCTCGGCCACGAGGGCGGCGGCATCGTCGAAGCCGTCGGCGAGGGCGTGACCAGCGTCGAGATCGGGGACCATGTCATTCCCCTGTACACCCCGGAGTGTGGCGAGTGTAAGTTCTGCCGGTCCGGGAAAACCAACCTGTGCCAGAAGATCCGCGAGACCCAGGGCCAGGGGCTGATGCCGGATGGCACCACCCGCTTCTACAAGGACGGTCAGCCCATCTTCCACTACATGGGCTGCTCGACCTTCTCCGAGTACACGGTGCTGCCCGAAATTGCCCTGGCCAAAGTCAACAAGGCGGCGCCCCTGGAAGAGGTCTGCCTGCTCGGCTGTGGCGTCACCACCGGCATGGGCGCGGTGATGAACACCGCCAAGGTGGAGGCCGGCGCCACCGTGGCCATTTTCGGCCTGGGCGGCATCGGCCTGTCGGCGATCATCGGCGCCACCATGGCCGGTGCCGGTCGCATCCTGGCCATCGACATCAACGACAGCAAGTTCGAGCTGGCCCGGCAGTTGGGCGCCACCGACTGCATCAACCCCCGGGAGCACGACCGCCCCATTCAGGAGGTGATCGTCGAGCTGACCGACGGCGGGGTCGATTACTCCTTCGAATGCATCGGCAACGTCGATGTCATGCGCTCGGCCCTGGAATGCTGCCACAAAGGCTGGGGCGAGTCGGTGATCATCGGGGTCGCCGGCGCCGGCCAGGAAATCGCCACCCGGCCGTTCCAGCTGGTCACTGGCCGGGTCTGGAAGGGCTCCGCCTTCGGTGGCGTCAAGGGCCGTTCGGAACTGCCGGGCATGGTCGAGCGCTACCTGCAGGGTGAATTCAAGCTCAACGACTTCATCACCCACACCATGGGCCTGGACGACATCAACCACGCATTCGAACTGATGCACGAGGGCAAGAGCATTCGCAGCGTCATCCATTTCGATCGATGA
- a CDS encoding porin, which yields MNYPKSLLALAVATSFSAAPALALDLGTYNDTSISIGGYLKAEAIYEDPEQDDDRFFGRANQSRINLKTVTQKQGHTIVGFVEGDFYGGLYPGENNDLRLRHAFIKFDNATVGQTWTGQFWAVAYNDYLDFLGGPRGTLGGLNFRTTLASYQFNNLRITAQDPVNNDADAPDLAINYNLNFDGGHRLILTASGREVANGDYVGGGAIGSEIKLGRHSLTLNAHHGEGLGAFTGVGVGGSLASDVENGEAVSQTGFNAGFRYVINDQWRANVAYTKVEVDDQADTDYEAPRVNLIHNIIPELEVGVEWRKYNLAFGPLIPEGQQVEVMAKYSF from the coding sequence ATGAACTATCCAAAATCACTCCTGGCGCTGGCGGTGGCAACCTCCTTCAGCGCCGCACCCGCCCTCGCCCTCGATCTCGGCACCTACAATGACACCAGCATCAGCATCGGTGGTTACCTGAAAGCCGAGGCCATCTACGAGGACCCCGAGCAGGACGACGACCGCTTCTTCGGCCGGGCCAACCAGAGCCGCATCAACCTGAAGACCGTCACCCAGAAACAGGGCCACACCATCGTGGGGTTTGTGGAGGGCGATTTTTACGGTGGCCTCTACCCCGGTGAGAACAACGACCTGCGCCTGCGCCACGCGTTCATCAAGTTCGACAACGCCACCGTCGGCCAGACCTGGACCGGCCAGTTCTGGGCCGTGGCCTACAACGATTACCTCGACTTCCTGGGCGGGCCCCGCGGCACCCTGGGCGGCCTCAACTTCCGCACCACCCTGGCCAGCTACCAGTTCAACAACCTGCGCATCACCGCCCAGGACCCGGTCAACAACGACGCCGATGCCCCGGATCTGGCGATCAACTACAATCTCAACTTCGACGGCGGCCACCGCCTGATCCTGACCGCCAGCGGTCGGGAAGTGGCCAACGGCGACTACGTCGGCGGCGGCGCCATCGGCTCCGAGATCAAGCTCGGACGCCACAGTCTGACCCTCAACGCCCACCACGGTGAGGGCCTGGGCGCCTTCACCGGCGTCGGGGTCGGCGGCTCCCTGGCCAGCGATGTGGAAAACGGCGAGGCGGTCAGCCAGACCGGTTTCAACGCCGGCTTCCGTTACGTCATCAACGACCAGTGGCGCGCCAACGTGGCCTACACCAAGGTGGAGGTGGACGACCAGGCGGACACCGATTACGAGGCCCCGCGGGTCAACCTGATCCACAACATCATCCCCGAGCTGGAAGTCGGGGTGGAGTGGCGCAAGTACAACCTGGCCTTTGGCCCGCTGATCCCGGAGGGGCAGCAGGTCGAGGTCATGGCCAAATACTCGTTCTGA
- a CDS encoding IclR family transcriptional regulator, translated as MTDESPKRQGIGSLEIGLHILNYIASAARPPSLKELSKALDLSPSRAHKYLVSLLREGYINQVNQTQYTLGNSALTLGISALRRINPIQLSYEAVDQLNEDTDKTVSVTVWNGAGPLVIKWLDSSLPISVNVRLGAELSPLNSASGRIFLTALPVERRRQLIDQFYKQSANLPKHRGKDIPREQLGAHLDAIKRQGYCAFFSDYLPEINVLSMPVYDLNGSIVTVITLLGLARDTDISEGSPLFQQVRDCADKVTRQICGQQKLEQGRD; from the coding sequence ATGACAGACGAAAGCCCCAAGCGGCAGGGAATCGGTTCTCTCGAAATTGGTCTGCACATTCTCAATTACATCGCCAGCGCGGCCCGGCCACCGTCGCTCAAGGAGCTGTCCAAGGCCCTGGACCTGTCTCCGAGCCGGGCCCACAAGTACCTGGTCAGCCTGCTGCGCGAGGGCTACATCAACCAGGTCAACCAGACCCAGTACACCCTGGGCAACTCCGCGCTGACTCTGGGTATCTCCGCGCTGCGTCGGATCAACCCGATCCAGCTGTCCTACGAGGCCGTGGATCAGCTGAACGAGGACACCGACAAAACCGTGTCGGTCACGGTCTGGAACGGCGCCGGCCCGCTGGTCATCAAATGGCTGGATTCAAGCCTGCCGATCTCGGTGAACGTACGCCTGGGCGCCGAACTGTCGCCGCTGAATTCGGCGTCCGGTCGGATCTTCCTGACCGCGCTGCCGGTTGAGCGCCGGCGCCAGCTGATCGACCAGTTCTACAAGCAATCGGCCAACCTGCCCAAGCACCGGGGCAAGGACATTCCCCGGGAGCAACTGGGCGCCCACCTGGACGCCATCAAGCGCCAGGGTTACTGTGCGTTTTTCAGCGATTACCTGCCTGAAATCAATGTCCTGAGTATGCCGGTGTACGACCTGAACGGCTCCATCGTGACCGTGATCACCCTGCTGGGCCTGGCCCGGGACACCGACATCAGCGAGGGCTCGCCCCTGTTCCAACAGGTCCGGGACTGTGCCGACAAGGTCACCCGCCAGATTTGTGGGCAGCAGAAGCTGGAGCAGGGCCGGGACTAG
- a CDS encoding AraC family transcriptional regulator: MFQHTLTANTVFAGAFPEEVSGFVNDHIGQHRLELSGRSRAASSLSFREFAGFGLSRISYGNQVRVKSPELEAIYHFQVVTRGECLWRQGAESLRLRAGEAMMVNPYEAIDLEYSPDCEKLIIKVPEEVLCSARPMNRVGQAEALRFERRPVNLHQCPALPSILNAVFSELEEGGDDDIRSVSVPYRDIILNKLLTVFPSTWTVTDEQPRLSPAVARMVHYIDQNLKQAIDVEELSAVSNMSVRSIYNAFSKSFSVTPKCYIKQRKLQQLRTDLQTGRCRNVTEVALDYGFVHLGRFSSDYRKLFGELPSETLRMAG, encoded by the coding sequence ATGTTTCAACACACTCTCACCGCCAACACGGTTTTCGCGGGCGCCTTTCCCGAAGAGGTCTCCGGTTTCGTCAACGATCACATCGGCCAGCACCGCCTGGAGTTGAGCGGCCGCAGTCGGGCGGCGTCCAGCCTCAGCTTTCGCGAGTTTGCCGGCTTTGGTCTGTCCCGTATCAGCTATGGCAACCAGGTGCGGGTCAAAAGCCCGGAACTGGAGGCGATCTACCATTTCCAGGTGGTGACCCGCGGCGAGTGCCTGTGGCGCCAGGGCGCCGAGTCACTGCGCCTGCGCGCCGGCGAGGCGATGATGGTGAACCCGTACGAAGCCATCGACCTGGAGTACTCGCCGGATTGCGAAAAACTGATCATCAAGGTGCCGGAAGAGGTGCTGTGCTCGGCGCGGCCGATGAACCGGGTGGGCCAGGCCGAGGCCCTGCGCTTCGAACGCCGGCCGGTGAACCTGCACCAGTGCCCGGCGCTGCCGAGTATTCTCAATGCAGTGTTCTCGGAGCTTGAGGAGGGGGGCGACGACGATATCCGCTCGGTGTCCGTGCCCTACCGGGACATCATCCTGAACAAGCTGCTGACGGTGTTTCCCAGTACCTGGACGGTGACCGACGAGCAGCCCCGACTGTCGCCGGCGGTGGCCCGGATGGTGCATTACATCGACCAGAACCTGAAGCAGGCGATCGATGTGGAGGAGCTGTCGGCGGTCTCCAACATGAGCGTGCGCTCGATCTACAACGCCTTCTCGAAGAGTTTCTCGGTCACCCCCAAGTGCTACATCAAGCAGCGCAAGCTGCAGCAGCTGCGGACCGACCTGCAGACCGGGCGCTGCCGGAACGTAACCGAAGTGGCCCTGGACTATGGCTTCGTCCACCTGGGCCGGTTCTCCTCCGATTACCGCAAGCTGTTCGGTGAGCTACCCTCGGAAACCTTGCGCATGGCCGGCTAG
- a CDS encoding MotA/TolQ/ExbB proton channel family protein, protein MSNPKHTLFWMTLFLAVVVVVGALIHRPLIDAFMANWVFNLLIVGVLIVGIAITYRQVFVLFPELRWISQFRTGHSGLSVLQEPRLLKPLARQLGEESKRDRFKLSTLSLRTVLDGIHSRMDEQREITRYFISLLVFLGLLGTFWGLLGTINSVGQVITNLDMGQGDFGAVFADLQAGLLTPLQGMGTAFSSSLLGLGGSLILGFLDIQAGHAQNRFYDGLEEWLTGVTNLVDIVDEDERAS, encoded by the coding sequence ATGAGCAATCCAAAGCACACTCTCTTCTGGATGACGCTTTTCCTGGCAGTTGTTGTGGTGGTCGGCGCCCTCATCCATCGGCCGCTGATCGACGCCTTCATGGCGAACTGGGTGTTCAACCTGCTGATTGTCGGGGTCCTGATCGTCGGCATCGCAATCACCTACCGGCAGGTGTTCGTGCTGTTCCCAGAGCTGCGCTGGATTTCCCAGTTCCGCACCGGCCACTCCGGGCTCTCGGTGCTGCAGGAGCCGCGCCTGCTCAAGCCGCTGGCGCGCCAGCTCGGGGAGGAATCCAAGCGCGACCGCTTCAAGCTCTCCACCCTGTCCCTGCGCACGGTGCTCGACGGCATTCACTCGCGCATGGACGAGCAGCGCGAAATCACCCGCTATTTCATCAGTCTGCTGGTGTTCCTGGGGCTGCTCGGCACCTTCTGGGGCCTGCTGGGGACGATTAATTCGGTGGGCCAGGTGATCACCAACCTGGACATGGGCCAGGGCGACTTCGGCGCGGTGTTCGCCGATCTGCAGGCCGGGCTGCTCACGCCCCTGCAGGGCATGGGTACGGCGTTCAGCTCCTCCCTGTTGGGCCTGGGCGGCTCGCTCATCCTCGGCTTCCTGGACATCCAGGCCGGGCACGCCCAGAACCGCTTCTACGACGGCCTGGAGGAGTGGCTCACCGGGGTCACCAACCTGGTGGATATCGTGGACGAGGACGAACGCGCCTCATGA
- a CDS encoding peptidoglycan -binding protein, protein MIGSKRRSRSATNAWPGYVDALSALLMLVIFMLLIYVVSQLYLSQTLSDRNTELFRLNQRLAEISELLGLEQSKTAALEQEMASVQNDYSASLARNDELQDRLEASRNQLMQQSADAEARAGRLASMSDELEEKDQLSASQQAMIMRLSNQIASLREQLRQITAALRLQEQETADKESELADVSRRLNTLLAERVSELEQYQSEFFSRLRNILETNENIRIVGDRFLLPSELLFASGSAQLGEAGKRELDKLATVLLDVVGAIPADIDWILRIDGHTDIIPINTPQFPSNWELSTARAVAVVRYLADQGVPERRMVAAGFGEFVPVAEGTTADALQKNRRIELKLTDR, encoded by the coding sequence ATGATCGGCTCCAAGCGCCGCAGTCGCAGCGCCACCAACGCCTGGCCCGGCTACGTCGACGCCCTGTCGGCGCTGCTGATGCTGGTGATCTTCATGCTGCTGATCTACGTGGTCAGCCAGCTGTACCTGTCCCAGACCCTGTCCGACCGCAACACCGAACTGTTTCGCCTAAATCAGCGCCTGGCAGAAATCTCCGAGTTGCTGGGCCTGGAGCAGAGCAAGACCGCCGCCCTGGAGCAGGAGATGGCCTCGGTCCAGAACGACTACAGCGCGTCCCTGGCCCGCAACGACGAGCTGCAGGATCGGCTGGAGGCCTCCCGCAATCAGCTGATGCAGCAGAGCGCCGACGCGGAGGCCCGGGCCGGGCGGCTGGCCAGCATGAGCGATGAGCTGGAGGAGAAGGATCAGCTGTCCGCCAGCCAGCAGGCGATGATCATGCGGCTGTCGAACCAGATCGCCTCGCTGCGGGAGCAGCTACGCCAGATCACCGCCGCCCTGCGGCTGCAGGAGCAGGAAACCGCGGACAAGGAAAGCGAGCTGGCCGACGTCAGCCGCCGGCTGAACACCCTGCTGGCCGAGCGGGTCAGCGAACTGGAGCAGTATCAGTCGGAGTTTTTCTCGCGCCTGCGCAACATCCTGGAAACCAACGAAAACATCCGCATCGTCGGCGACCGCTTCCTGCTGCCGTCGGAGCTTTTGTTTGCCTCTGGCTCGGCCCAGCTGGGCGAGGCCGGCAAGCGCGAGCTGGACAAGCTGGCGACCGTGCTGCTGGATGTGGTTGGCGCCATTCCGGCCGACATCGACTGGATCCTGCGCATCGACGGCCACACCGACATCATTCCCATCAACACCCCGCAGTTCCCCTCCAACTGGGAGTTATCCACAGCCCGGGCGGTGGCGGTGGTGCGTTACCTGGCCGACCAGGGGGTGCCGGAGCGGCGCATGGTGGCGGCCGGTTTTGGCGAGTTCGTCCCGGTGGCCGAGGGCACCACGGCGGATGCCCTGCAGAAAAACCGTCGTATCGAGCTCAAGCTGACCGACCGCTAG
- a CDS encoding S-(hydroxymethyl)glutathione dehydrogenase/class III alcohol dehydrogenase, whose protein sequence is MIKSRAAVAFEANNPLEIVEVDVAPPQEGEVLVRIVATGVCHTDAYTLSGADPEGLFPTILGHEGGGIVEAVGPGVTDLEVGDHVIPLYTAECGTCKFCTSGKTNLCGAVRATQGKGVMPDGTSRFSYQGKPLYHYMGCSTFSEYTVLPQVSLAKIPKEAPLDKVCLLGCGVTTGIGAVLNTAKVEEGATVAIFGLGGIGLAAIIGATMAKAGRIIAIDINPGKFDIAKQLGATDLVNPNDYDQPIQEVIVEMTDGGVDYSFECVGNVQLMRSALECCHKGWGESIIIGVAGAGEEISTRPFQLVTGRVWKGSAFGGVKGRTELPGYVEKAEKGEIPLDVFITHEMPLDDINKAFELMHEGKSIRSVIHF, encoded by the coding sequence GTGATCAAGTCCCGTGCCGCCGTGGCGTTTGAAGCCAACAACCCCCTGGAAATTGTCGAAGTGGACGTGGCCCCACCCCAGGAGGGCGAGGTGCTGGTGCGCATCGTCGCCACCGGGGTCTGTCACACCGACGCCTATACCCTGTCCGGTGCCGATCCCGAGGGCCTGTTCCCGACCATCCTGGGCCATGAGGGTGGCGGCATTGTCGAGGCGGTCGGCCCGGGGGTGACCGACCTGGAGGTGGGTGACCACGTGATTCCGCTGTACACGGCCGAATGCGGCACCTGTAAATTCTGCACCTCCGGCAAGACCAACCTGTGTGGCGCGGTGCGGGCCACACAGGGTAAGGGTGTGATGCCCGATGGCACCTCCCGGTTCTCCTACCAGGGCAAGCCGCTGTATCACTACATGGGTTGCTCTACCTTCTCCGAGTACACGGTGCTGCCCCAGGTCTCCCTGGCCAAGATTCCCAAGGAGGCGCCTCTGGACAAGGTGTGCCTGCTCGGTTGCGGCGTCACCACCGGCATCGGCGCGGTGCTTAACACCGCCAAGGTGGAGGAAGGCGCCACCGTGGCCATCTTCGGTCTGGGCGGCATCGGCCTGGCCGCCATCATCGGCGCCACCATGGCCAAGGCCGGCCGGATCATCGCCATCGACATCAACCCGGGCAAGTTCGACATCGCCAAACAACTGGGCGCCACCGATCTGGTCAACCCGAACGACTACGACCAGCCGATTCAGGAAGTGATCGTGGAGATGACCGACGGCGGCGTCGACTACTCGTTCGAGTGCGTTGGCAACGTCCAGCTCATGCGCTCGGCGCTGGAGTGCTGTCACAAGGGCTGGGGCGAGTCCATCATCATCGGGGTGGCCGGCGCCGGTGAGGAAATCAGCACCCGGCCGTTCCAGCTGGTCACCGGACGGGTCTGGAAAGGCTCCGCCTTTGGGGGAGTGAAGGGCCGCACCGAGTTGCCGGGCTATGTCGAAAAAGCCGAGAAGGGTGAGATTCCCCTGGATGTGTTCATCACCCACGAGATGCCCCTGGACGACATCAACAAGGCCTTCGAGCTGATGCACGAGGGCAAGAGTATCCGCTCGGTCATCCACTTCTGA
- a CDS encoding DASH family cryptochrome, whose protein sequence is MHTLYWFTRDLRLHDNAALLAAAKSDLLLCVFVVDPRWFAPGPLQSRAMGEHRWRFLWQSLMALERSLRPLGQRLHIAYGEPERVIPELVREHRLARVIRSRQPGTKEAGQWQALKEQLPDTLFQQFETLSLFTEASLPMALDDLPDTFSQFRKQVEKTGERCSERLRIRTLTALPPPPGFPDDNRGECPAIAEPRHPLQFSGGEQAGLDQLKEFLFIRHAIDDYKQTRNALDTWDASSKFSPWLANGSLSVREVAETISEYEASHTRNESTYWLWFELLWREYFYWYALKHGTNLFHRDGVQRKRRTATFYGHRFKAWCQGNTEYPLVNAAMNQLRETGYMSNRARQLVASCFVNELELDWRYGAAWFEQQLIDYDVASNYGNWQYLAGVGADPRGLRQFNLEKQAKQYDPLGTFVDRWGGDTDQPVGLHTVDAADWPIS, encoded by the coding sequence TTGCACACCCTCTACTGGTTTACCCGGGATCTCCGACTTCACGACAACGCCGCACTGCTGGCGGCGGCCAAGTCGGACCTGCTGCTGTGCGTGTTCGTGGTCGACCCACGCTGGTTCGCCCCCGGCCCGCTGCAGAGCCGGGCCATGGGCGAGCACCGCTGGCGCTTTCTGTGGCAGAGCCTGATGGCGCTGGAGCGTAGCCTCCGGCCCCTGGGACAACGGCTGCACATCGCCTACGGCGAGCCCGAGCGGGTGATTCCCGAGCTGGTGCGCGAACACCGGCTGGCCCGGGTGATTCGCTCGCGCCAGCCCGGTACCAAGGAAGCCGGGCAGTGGCAGGCGCTGAAGGAGCAGTTGCCGGACACCCTGTTCCAGCAGTTCGAAACCCTCAGCCTGTTCACCGAGGCTTCCCTGCCCATGGCCCTGGACGATCTGCCCGACACCTTTTCCCAGTTCCGCAAGCAGGTGGAGAAGACCGGCGAGCGCTGCTCCGAACGCCTGCGCATCCGCACCCTGACCGCGCTGCCGCCACCCCCTGGGTTCCCCGACGACAACCGGGGCGAATGCCCGGCCATCGCTGAACCCCGGCACCCGCTGCAGTTTTCCGGCGGCGAGCAGGCCGGTCTCGACCAGCTCAAGGAATTCCTGTTCATTCGCCACGCCATCGACGACTACAAGCAGACCCGCAACGCCCTCGACACCTGGGACGCCTCCTCCAAGTTTTCACCCTGGCTGGCCAACGGTTCGCTGTCGGTGCGCGAGGTGGCCGAGACCATTAGCGAGTACGAAGCCAGCCACACCAGGAACGAATCCACCTACTGGCTCTGGTTCGAGCTGCTCTGGAGGGAGTATTTCTACTGGTACGCGCTCAAGCACGGCACCAACCTGTTCCACCGGGACGGGGTCCAGCGCAAGCGCCGGACGGCGACCTTCTACGGCCACCGGTTCAAGGCCTGGTGCCAGGGCAACACCGAGTACCCGCTGGTGAACGCCGCCATGAACCAGCTGCGGGAAACCGGCTACATGAGCAATCGGGCCCGGCAGCTGGTGGCCAGCTGCTTCGTCAACGAGCTCGAGCTGGACTGGCGCTACGGCGCGGCGTGGTTCGAGCAGCAGCTGATCGATTATGATGTGGCCAGCAACTACGGCAACTGGCAGTATCTGGCGGGGGTAGGCGCCGACCCCCGAGGCCTGCGGCAATTCAACCTCGAGAAACAGGCGAAACAGTACGACCCCCTGGGTACCTTTGTGGATCGCTGGGGCGGCGACACCGACCAGCCGGTCGGACTACACACCGTGGACGCAGCAGACTGGCCGATATCATGA